AGGGTGACGAAGACGACGACGAAGATTTCGTTGATGAAGACGACGACGGCGTGCGTCACTAAGTATTATCGCGGCAGCTTCGGCTGCCGCTTTGCAAGGTTTAATAATGGATTACCCGCAGATACTCGCCCCTGTTTTAAACTTCCTCCAGTGCCCGACCCCGCAAGCGTGGATTGATAAAGCCCGCGACCCGGCTAACCTGCCGCTGCTGCTCACCGACCATATGGTGTGCGAACTCAAAGCCGCCCAGACCGCGCTGCTGCTAGTGCGAAAATACGTCGCCGATGAGAGCGGTGCCGACGCGCTGCTCGAGTGGCTCAAGCCCTACGAAGCCTTTACCTTCCGCGAAGGCCCGGAACCGGATTTTGTCGCCCTGCATAAGCAGATTGGCAAAAGCGTGATGCCGAAGACCGACGACCCCTGGGGCCAGCTGCTTATCGACAGCATGGTGCTGCTGATCAAAGAGGAGCTGCACCACTTCTGGCAGGTGCGCGAGGCGATGCTGTCCCGCAACATCCCCTACGTCAAAATCACCGCCAGCCGCTACGCCAAAGGGATGCTGTCAGCCGTGCGCACCCACGAGCCGCTGACGCTGATCGACAAGCTGATCTGCGGAGCCTATATCGAAGCGCGCTCCTGCGAACGCTTCGCCGCGCTGGCGCCGTTCCTCGACGAGGATCTGCAGAAGTTTTACCTGTCGCTGCTGCGCTCTGAGGCGCGGCACTATCAGGACTATCTGACGCTTGCCCAACAGGTCAGCGACAACGATATCTCTCCGCGCATACAGCTTTTTGGCGAAATAGAAGCCACACTGATCTCATCACCGGACAATGCGTTTCGCTTCCATAGCGGCGTGCCGGTGTAAACCGGCATAGCTAAAGGATCAAGGATGCGTAACGATGAGAAGAGCGTGGACTCGTATAGCAGTGGTAGCGGTTATCTCCGCAGCAGTGGCCTTCTGGGTTTATTACGACAAGCAGCGTCAGCAGAACACCCCCGAACATCGACTTGATACCGTCCTTAACGCCATGCCCTCCTGGCAGGTGCTGAAAGAGCAGGACCCCCGATTTGTGGCACGCATCCGCGAGCAGATCCTCACCATGCAGAAAGCGGGGGAGTCTGAGCAGGAGATCATCGACGTGGTCCAGCCGCAGATCCTCGACCTGCAGATGTCGCGACTGCAATATGCCCCCGACGCGAATGCGGTGGCCTGGATGACGATCAACATGGAGCAGACCGCCGCCATTCAGAAGGTGAGTGACGATGCCTGTTTCCGCTTTTTATTCCCTGCCGTGAAGGGCGGCGTCAACCCGATGCGGGTGCTGGATAAAGAGATGATGCAGCGCCGCCTGCAGGCCGACGCCGACATGATGCGCACGGGCTGGGGTAAAGATCGCCACACCGTTAGTCCGGAAGAACACGCTGCTGCGGTGGAAGATGTGCGGCCGATTATGCAGGCCTTGTCCAGCAAGTACGGTAAGGATATACAGCTGCTGGTGATGCCGGAGAACGCAGTGGGTAAAGAGAAGCTCACCTGTGAGATGGTGCAGGCGATGTGGGGGAAGGTGCTGGCACTGCCGGAGCAGAAGGCGGCGAGGGTGATTCGGATGGCGGTGACCGAGCAGGATTGAGGGGACGCTGGTTTTTTGGGCACTTAGCGCGGTTTAGCGCGTCGCCGCTTGCATGGCGGCGCGCGACAGGTATAATCCACAACGTTTCCGCATCCCCTTCAGTGCCGAAGTGGCGAAATCGGTAGACGCAGTTGATTCAAAATCAACCGTAGAAATACGTGCCGGTTCGAGTCCGGCCTTCGGCACCATTAGTACTTCCAAGACCATCCGAGAAAGTCCACCAAACCCTTTAAAATCAATGCTTGCAGCGGTTTTTATGTCCTAAGTTGTCCGAGGTAGTCCGTTGAAATCCGGATGCTAATGGGGGCATAATTGGGGGCATCTTAACTTCGATTAGAAATGTGCCCCCAAATGAAGCTCAACGCCAGACAGATCGAGACCGCAAAGCCA
This Leclercia sp. S52 DNA region includes the following protein-coding sequences:
- the miaE gene encoding tRNA isopentenyl-2-thiomethyl-A-37 hydroxylase MiaE, translated to MDYPQILAPVLNFLQCPTPQAWIDKARDPANLPLLLTDHMVCELKAAQTALLLVRKYVADESGADALLEWLKPYEAFTFREGPEPDFVALHKQIGKSVMPKTDDPWGQLLIDSMVLLIKEELHHFWQVREAMLSRNIPYVKITASRYAKGMLSAVRTHEPLTLIDKLICGAYIEARSCERFAALAPFLDEDLQKFYLSLLRSEARHYQDYLTLAQQVSDNDISPRIQLFGEIEATLISSPDNAFRFHSGVPV
- a CDS encoding topoisomerase II, producing MRRAWTRIAVVAVISAAVAFWVYYDKQRQQNTPEHRLDTVLNAMPSWQVLKEQDPRFVARIREQILTMQKAGESEQEIIDVVQPQILDLQMSRLQYAPDANAVAWMTINMEQTAAIQKVSDDACFRFLFPAVKGGVNPMRVLDKEMMQRRLQADADMMRTGWGKDRHTVSPEEHAAAVEDVRPIMQALSSKYGKDIQLLVMPENAVGKEKLTCEMVQAMWGKVLALPEQKAARVIRMAVTEQD